From the genome of Methanocorpusculum vombati:
TCACCTTGTCGCCTTCCTTCTTAACCGTAGTATCAACGTTCGGTACGGTTGTGTTATAGACGGTGATGATAACTACTTTGGATACGGTATCGGACGTTACCGTGAGATTGGTTGTACCGATCTTGATCGGTGTGTAAGTGACTGAACTGCCGGTGGTTGCGCCCAGACTGATAATGCCGTCGGTTCCGAGCGTCCACGTAAAGTCTGCCGAGACTCCGCCGGTGAAGACTGCGGTAAGGGTTTCTGACTTTCCGGTTTTGTTTTCAATGGAGAGGTTGCCTTTGATTTCGATGGTCTGCTGGACTGGCTGACCAATTGCTACCAGCGGATGCAGGTCGGCAACCGGGAGTCCGGCGGCTGTTGCTGCTGCGGCATCGGCGAAGGTCATGTAGCCGGTGGTGCTCTTCTTGCCCTCAGACCACTCCCAGTAGTTTCCGGCGACAGAGGTCTGGTCGGTGACTACGGCTTTGTAGCTGCCGAGGGATGCCCGGGTGATGTTCCATTTGAGAGCGGTGGCGGTCAGGGTAACTGCCGAGTGATTGTCCACTGCGGTTGTGATGTCTTTGAAGTTGTTGTTGAAGATCTCTCCTTTCACAGTGGTACTGGAACCTCCACTGGAGTTGTCTGCGTAGATCACATACGTGGAACCTGTTACTTTGTTGGAATGCAGGTTGGCAGTGACCTCTGCTGAACTTTCGGTGTTGAGATACAGGACAACACCGTAGCCGCCGAGATCCTTCTGTATTAGATGAGAAGCAAGTGTGATGGTGTTGTTGTTGGCGTTCACCTGTGCCCCGCTGACGGAACTTCCGTCAACGGCAAACGCGACGTTTCGGGTTGTGTCAGATTCACCTTTGTTACTCGTGATGGTGTTGTTGGTGATCTCTGCTTTCACACTTGCAGCACTGATCCGTATTGCAACACTGCCGGACGAGGTTTCGCCTACATGGCCAGTATCAGTACGAGGGTCAGCTTTTGCTGTACCGGTCGTGAGTCTGTTGTCCGCGATTGTTGCATTGGTGGCACCAACAACGATACACTGACTGCTGCTGGTTGCGGAGTTTCCAGCGGTAATGGTGTTGCCTTTGACAACAGCATCTTTTCCAGAGAGATATACAGCAATCGACGACATACGTCCTGTATCGGAAGAAGATGCCGACTTCAGATTACTGAGATCAATGTTACTGTTGAGCAGTTGGCCGCTCTCTCCGAGATTAATAGCCGTTCCGAAGGTTGCGTCCTGTTTGGCAGTTACCGTGAGGTTTTTCAGGGTGTTCTTATTGGCAGTAATTGCCGTTGTTCCTTTACCCGTATTGAGGATGAGGGACTTTCCGGCACCATCGAAGGTGATGGTTTCAGCATCGAACGTCAATAGTGTTTCAAGCGTGATGTCCTTCAGCAGAGTGACGGTTGCACCGCTTGCAGCATAGGTGCTGCTCAGTGCCTTACTCAGATCAGTGTGCAGATCGATGATGCTATCGGTCGAGTTCCGGACACTTGCGTTGAAGATTCCACTCTCTACCTTGGTAGCGTAATCCTCTGCGGTTGCCCAAACGATTCTCTGCTGCCCGTAAATAGCTTCTTTGTCAGGACGGAACCAGCTGTGGGTTGCGTCTTGGAGTGAGTCTCCCCTATACACAGTAGCCTTCGCTGTACCTTCGTTTGAAATCATCGTCAGGTCTTTCAGACCGCGGGTGTAGGTCTGATCATCAACCTTAAGCCACGTCGGATTCACACCGTCTGCGGCGGCCTCAACATCAATACTCTGTCCCCAGCTACTGTTTTGAATCGTAAGGTTGACTGCGGTCATATTTTCCGACTTCAGTGTTATACCGGATCCCTGGCTGCCGTTGATTACGACATTCTCTAACGTGATCATGTGGTATTTGCCGGTGTTCACTGTGTCAGATTCATTCGTGAACTGAATACCCCATGCACCACCGTTCGAATTGTAATTTTCAAAGGTGATATTCGTCAGGTTTACCTTGGCTTTGTCTTCGGCAATACCCTTGCCGGTACACAACAGGTGACGGTCACATCCATTACCATGACCCGTCTTAGGAAAGCCACCGCTTGAGTTATCGGCCGTGATGGTATGCCATTGACCATTAATCGTCACAGAATAGTTCACCAGAATAGGAGCAGTCGCTGCAATATCTGTTGTCAGGTTAATGACCGTTTTTTTCTCAGACAAATTCTGGATCAGTTCAGCATAGGAACTAACATCCGCTGAGCTCTCCTCCGCACTGACAGCTCCGGCCATCAGTACACAGGCAAGCAGGAGCACTGCAAGCGCGAGCACCCCGCGCCGCATCAGCTTCGCTGCATCATTGGGGCAATCCGCCCCGTAACGTCGTAAACTCATGAAATTCCCCCTCAGGATCAACGGGAACACACAACGGAAAGTATCCGACACACGCGAAAACCCATTGAATCCTAAGATAATAGGATATAACCCGGAAAATTCTTTAATGGAAAATTGGCGGTTACCATGAATTTTGCGCGGAAAAAGAAACAATATCCGGGGAGAAAAAGATTCAGGAAAACGACAGTATATAAAATTACCGAGCGCAAAATAGGTTTTTCAAAACACACGAAATCAGGGGCGTTGAACGATTCTCCACCACATAAGAACAATTGACAATTACCTTTATATTCTCACAGGTATGATATCCTCTTATCTTAGGATTCAACATTCCAAAATAGCATGCGCGACCCCCGTTCCGCAAAAA
Proteins encoded in this window:
- a CDS encoding InlB B-repeat-containing protein, with amino-acid sequence MSLRRYGADCPNDAAKLMRRGVLALAVLLLACVLMAGAVSAEESSADVSSYAELIQNLSEKKTVINLTTDIAATAPILVNYSVTINGQWHTITADNSSGGFPKTGHGNGCDRHLLCTGKGIAEDKAKVNLTNITFENYNSNGGAWGIQFTNESDTVNTGKYHMITLENVVINGSQGSGITLKSENMTAVNLTIQNSSWGQSIDVEAAADGVNPTWLKVDDQTYTRGLKDLTMISNEGTAKATVYRGDSLQDATHSWFRPDKEAIYGQQRIVWATAEDYATKVESGIFNASVRNSTDSIIDLHTDLSKALSSTYAASGATVTLLKDITLETLLTFDAETITFDGAGKSLILNTGKGTTAITANKNTLKNLTVTAKQDATFGTAINLGESGQLLNSNIDLSNLKSASSSDTGRMSSIAVYLSGKDAVVKGNTITAGNSATSSSQCIVVGATNATIADNRLTTGTAKADPRTDTGHVGETSSGSVAIRISAASVKAEITNNTITSNKGESDTTRNVAFAVDGSSVSGAQVNANNNTITLASHLIQKDLGGYGVVLYLNTESSAEVTANLHSNKVTGSTYVIYADNSSGGSSTTVKGEIFNNNFKDITTAVDNHSAVTLTATALKWNITRASLGSYKAVVTDQTSVAGNYWEWSEGKKSTTGYMTFADAAAATAAGLPVADLHPLVAIGQPVQQTIEIKGNLSIENKTGKSETLTAVFTGGVSADFTWTLGTDGIISLGATTGSSVTYTPIKIGTTNLTVTSDTVSKVVIITVYNTTVPNVDTTVKKEGDKVNLSTTSGSSTSTTSIETSPDNKTATLKTTSGVNITLTYADAGGADVETDSSGNVISVNGTINAMVAVYPKSEAPVSVDMPVPATYALNITLDASKALENGAAIVLPIIDPAINQTVVETITQKNSNHKPLAMITASVSSGTIEQINSNISSNGIELKIIIPKEGKASLGKVKALHIEGNNIKEVTIRVQSTSTEWVITIYGSGFSSYVLVEDTTPSGGGGGGSTTTTSGDGNMDGSYRVLFNDGSSTLSVRTGLSAGDKITAPANPAKDGYTFGGWYKDSACTQGWSFSEGIPGDMTLYAKWTPSSGGQSSSSQQTVSQTGSATAQQTVKATPAATQAQSTSAATPAASGTSASGSTSPAMTQAPAPVLGALLGLLAAGVLIRRRD